From Oenanthe melanoleuca isolate GR-GAL-2019-014 chromosome 18, OMel1.0, whole genome shotgun sequence, a single genomic window includes:
- the SGSH gene encoding N-sulphoglucosamine sulphohydrolase, whose protein sequence is MRPWALLLLLLGALRTGGSPARNVLLLLADDGGFEIGAYNNSAIRTPNLDALARRGLIFQNAFTSVSSCSPSRASILTGLPQHQNGMYGLHQDVHHFNSFDGVRSLPLLLSQAGVRTGIIGKKHVGPGAVYPFDFAYTEENSSVLQVGRNITRIKALVRRFLQSQDERPFFLYVAFHDPHRCGHSQPQYGAFCEKFGNGESGMGWIPDWKPQIYRPEQVQVPAFVPDTPAARADLAAQYTAIGRMDQGIGLVLQELRRAGFLNSTLVIYTSDNGIPFPAGRTNLYRSGTAEPLLLSSPEHPQRWGQLSPAFASLLDLTPTILDWFSIPYPAYSIFGSRQVQLTGKSLLPALESEQPWATAFSSQSHHEVTMYYPMRAVQHGPFRLIHNLNYKMPFPIDQDFYVSPTFQDLLGRSRAGQPTHWDRSLQQYYYRERWELFDCSRDPGERQNLARDPRYSHTLQQLRALLLRWQWDTGDPWVCAPDAVLEQRLSPQCQPLHNEL, encoded by the exons ATGCGGCCCtgggcgctgctgctgctgctgctgggcgcGCTCCGGACCGGCGGCTCCCCGGCCCgcaatgtgctgctgctcctgg CCGATGACGGCGGCTTTGAGATCGGCGCCTACAACAACTCGGCCATCCGGACACCCAACCTGGACGCGCTGGCCCGGCGCGGTTTGATTTTCCAGAACGCCTTCACGTCCgtgagcagctgctccccgAGCCGGGCCAGCATCCTGACCGGCTTACCCCAG caccagaacGGGATGTACGGGCTGCACCAGGACGTGCATCACTTCAACTCCTTCGACGGCGTGCGGagcctgcccctgctgctcagccaggcagGTGTACGGACAG GGATCATTGGCAAGAAGCACGTGGGGCCGGGGGCCGTGTACCCCTTCGACTTTGCCTACACAGAGGAGAACAGCTCGGTGCTGCAGGTTGGGAGGAACATCACCCGCATCAAGGCGCTCGTCCGGCGgttcctgcagagccaggacgAGAG GCCTTTCTTCCTCTATGTTGCCTTCCACGACCCCCACCGCTGcgggcactcccagccccagtACGGGGCCTTTTGTGAGAAATTTGGCAATGGAGAGAGCGGGATGGGCTGGATCCCTGACTGGAAGCCGCAGATTTACCGCCCGGAGCAGGTGcag GTCCCTGCCTTCGTCCCGGACACGCCGGCTGCCCGGGCAGACCTGGCTGCCCAGTACACGGCCATTGGGCGCATGGACCAAG GGATcgggctggtgctgcaggagctgcgCCGTGCTGGATTCCTCAACAGCACCCTGGTGATCTACACCTCAGACAACGGCATCCCCTTCCCTGCGGGCAGGACCAACCTGTACCGCTCGGGCACGGCCGAGCCGCTGCTGCTGTCCTCCCCCGAGCACCCCCAGCGCTGGGGGCAGCTCAGCCCGGCCTTCGCCAGCCTCCTGg ACCTGACACCGACCATTCTGGACTGGTTCTCCATCCCCTACCCTGCTTACAGCATCTTTGGCAGCAGGCAGGTGCAGCTCACTGGGAAGtctctcctgccagccctggagtCGGAGCAGCCCTGGGCCACGGCcttcagcagccagagccaccaCGAGGTGACCATGTACTACCCCATGCGAGCCGTGCAGCACGGGCCGTTCCGCCTCATCCACAACCTCAACTACAAGATGCCCTTCCCCATCGACCAGGACTTCTACGTCTCCCCCACGTTCCAAGACCTGCTGGGGCGCAGCAGGGCGGGGCAGCCGACGCACTGGGACCGCAGCCTGCAGCAGTACTACTACCGGGAGCGCTGGGAGCTCTTCGACTGCAGCCGGGACCCCGGCGAGCGGCAGAACCTGGCCCGCGACCCCCGCTACAGccacaccctgcagcagctccggGCGCTGCTCCTCAGGTGGCAGTGGGACACTGGGGACCCCTGGGTGTGCGCCCCCGACGCCGTCCTGGAGCAGAGACtgagcccccagtgccagccacTGCACAACGAGCTGTGA
- the SLC26A11 gene encoding sodium-independent sulfate anion transporter isoform X1 yields the protein MPRSRCPLPALPILRWLPRYSRAWLPLDLLAGLAVGLTTVPQALAYAELAGLPLQYGLYSSFMGCFVYCLLGTAKDVTLGPTAIMSLLVSSYACHEPVHAVLLAFLSGCIQLAMGLLHLGFLLDFISCPVIKGFTSAASITISFSQIKNILGLQGIPRQFFLQVYETLRRIGETRAGDAVLGLSCLAVLAGLRAMKSHLPRAGPAGALAVRISHLIVWISGTARNALVVLFAGLVAYSFQVMGSQPFGLTGSIPQGLPPLRLPRFSLAAPNGTVPFQSMLQDMGVGLAVVPLMGLLETVAIAKAFASQNGYRIDPNQELLALGVANVLGSFVSSYPITGSFGRTAVNAQSGVCTPAGGLVTGALVLLSLAYLTSLFYYIPKAALAAVIISAVVPMFDAAIFRTLWRVKRLDLVPLCVTFLLCFWEVQYGIVAGVLVSGILLLYSIARPPIKVSEGAVLLVQPGSSLHFPAVEHLQDCVCSRALAAASPARSVVLDCSHVSSIDYTAVLGLAELQQELHRHGLSLAFCGLKDPVLQVLLSADLEGFQHFPSWEEAGRCGGAELGDSRAEPFSSTAESSGLI from the exons ATGCCGCGGTCCCGCTGCCCGCTGCCCGCGCTGCCGATCCTGCGCTGGCTCCCGCGCTATTCCCGGGCGTGGCTGCCGCTGGACCTGCTGGCCGGGCTGGCCGTGGGACTGACCACCGTGCCCCAGGCGCTGGCCTACGCCGAGCTGGCCGGGCTGCCGCTGCAG tACGGCCTCTATTCCTCCTTCATGGGCTGCTTCGTCTACTGCTTGCTGGGCACGGCCAAGGACGTGACGCTGGGTCCCACGGCCATCATGTCCCTGCTGGTGTCCTCGTACGCCTGCCACGAGCCCGTCCATGCCGTCCTCCTGGCCTTCCTGTCTGGCTGTATCCAGCTGGCCATGGGGCTCCTGCACCTCG GATTCCTTCTGGATTTCATCTCCTGCCCTGTCATTAAAGGGTTTACATCAGCTGCTTCCATCACCATTAGCTTCAGCCAGATCAAG AAcatcctggggctgcaggggatcCCGAGGCAGTTCTTCCTGCAGGTCTATGAGACGCTGCGGAGGATCGGGGAGACCAG ggctggggacgctgtgctggggctcagctgcctggctgtgctggcagggctgcgGGCCATGAAGAGCCACCTGCCCCGagctggccctgcaggagcactggctgTCAGGATCAGCCACCTGATTGTCTGGATCTCTGGCACGG CACGCAACGCTCTGGTGGTGCTGTTTGCTGGCCTGGTGGCTTACTCCTTCCAGGTGATGGGGTCCCAGCCCTTCGGGCTCACGGGCAGCATCCCCCAGGGCCTCCCGCCGCTGCGGCTGCCGCGCTTCTCCCTGGCAGCGCCCAACGGCACCGTGCCCTTCCAGAGCATGCTGCAG GACATGGGGGTCGGGCTGGCCGTGGTGCCGCTCATGGGGCTGCTGGAGACCGTCGCCATCGCCAAGGCTTTCG CCTCTCAGAATGGTTACAGGATTGACCCcaaccaggagctgctggctctgg GCGTTGCCAATGTCCTGGGCTCCTTCGTGTCCTCGTATCCCATCACGGGCAGCTTCGGCCG GACGGCGGTGAATGCTCAGTCAGGGGTGTGCACCCCCGCGGGAGGGCTGGTCACAG gtgccctggtcctgctgtccctggcgTACCTCACCTCTCTCTTCTACTACATCCCCAAAGCGGCGCTGGCCGCCGTCATCATCTCGGCCGTGGTTCCCATGTTCGACGCTGCAATCTTCCGCACGCTCTGGAGGGTTAAGA GGCTGGACCTTGTGCCCCTCTGTGTgacattcctgctctgcttctggGAGGTTCAGTACGGAATCGTGGCTGGGGTGCTGGTTTCTGGGATTCTCCTGCTCTACTCCATTGCCAGGCCCCCAATAAAG GTGTCAGAGGGAGCCgtgctgctggtgcagccagggagcagcctgCACTTCCCAGCCGTGGAGCACCTGCAGGACTGCGTGTGCAGCCGTGCCCTGGCAG cagcatctccagctcgCTCTGTGGTCCTGGACTGCAGCCACGTCAGCAGCATTGAttacacagcagtgctggggctggcagagctgcagcaggagctgcacaggcacGGCCTCTCGCTGGCCTTCTGTGGCCTGAAG GACCCTGTTCTCCAAGTCCTCCTGTCTGCAGACTTAGAAGGATTCCAGCATTTCCccagctgggaggaggcag GGCGGTgtgggggagcagagctgggggacagcagggcagagcccttcAGCAGCACTGCCGAGAGCTCTGGGCTCATCTAG
- the SLC26A11 gene encoding sodium-independent sulfate anion transporter isoform X2, with translation MPRSRCPLPALPILRWLPRYSRAWLPLDLLAGLAVGLTTVPQALAYAELAGLPLQYGLYSSFMGCFVYCLLGTAKDVTLGPTAIMSLLVSSYACHEPVHAVLLAFLSGCIQLAMGLLHLGFLLDFISCPVIKGFTSAASITISFSQIKNILGLQGIPRQFFLQVYETLRRIGETRAGDAVLGLSCLAVLAGLRAMKSHLPRAGPAGALAVRISHLIVWISGTARNALVVLFAGLVAYSFQVMGSQPFGLTGSIPQGLPPLRLPRFSLAAPNGTVPFQSMLQDMGVGLAVVPLMGLLETVAIAKAFASQNGYRIDPNQELLALGVANVLGSFVSSYPITGSFGRTAVNAQSGVCTPAGGLVTGALVLLSLAYLTSLFYYIPKAALAAVIISAVVPMFDAAIFRTLWRVKRLDLVPLCVTFLLCFWEVQYGIVAGVLVSGILLLYSIARPPIKVSEGAVLLVQPGSSLHFPAVEHLQDCVCSRALAASPARSVVLDCSHVSSIDYTAVLGLAELQQELHRHGLSLAFCGLKDPVLQVLLSADLEGFQHFPSWEEAGRCGGAELGDSRAEPFSSTAESSGLI, from the exons ATGCCGCGGTCCCGCTGCCCGCTGCCCGCGCTGCCGATCCTGCGCTGGCTCCCGCGCTATTCCCGGGCGTGGCTGCCGCTGGACCTGCTGGCCGGGCTGGCCGTGGGACTGACCACCGTGCCCCAGGCGCTGGCCTACGCCGAGCTGGCCGGGCTGCCGCTGCAG tACGGCCTCTATTCCTCCTTCATGGGCTGCTTCGTCTACTGCTTGCTGGGCACGGCCAAGGACGTGACGCTGGGTCCCACGGCCATCATGTCCCTGCTGGTGTCCTCGTACGCCTGCCACGAGCCCGTCCATGCCGTCCTCCTGGCCTTCCTGTCTGGCTGTATCCAGCTGGCCATGGGGCTCCTGCACCTCG GATTCCTTCTGGATTTCATCTCCTGCCCTGTCATTAAAGGGTTTACATCAGCTGCTTCCATCACCATTAGCTTCAGCCAGATCAAG AAcatcctggggctgcaggggatcCCGAGGCAGTTCTTCCTGCAGGTCTATGAGACGCTGCGGAGGATCGGGGAGACCAG ggctggggacgctgtgctggggctcagctgcctggctgtgctggcagggctgcgGGCCATGAAGAGCCACCTGCCCCGagctggccctgcaggagcactggctgTCAGGATCAGCCACCTGATTGTCTGGATCTCTGGCACGG CACGCAACGCTCTGGTGGTGCTGTTTGCTGGCCTGGTGGCTTACTCCTTCCAGGTGATGGGGTCCCAGCCCTTCGGGCTCACGGGCAGCATCCCCCAGGGCCTCCCGCCGCTGCGGCTGCCGCGCTTCTCCCTGGCAGCGCCCAACGGCACCGTGCCCTTCCAGAGCATGCTGCAG GACATGGGGGTCGGGCTGGCCGTGGTGCCGCTCATGGGGCTGCTGGAGACCGTCGCCATCGCCAAGGCTTTCG CCTCTCAGAATGGTTACAGGATTGACCCcaaccaggagctgctggctctgg GCGTTGCCAATGTCCTGGGCTCCTTCGTGTCCTCGTATCCCATCACGGGCAGCTTCGGCCG GACGGCGGTGAATGCTCAGTCAGGGGTGTGCACCCCCGCGGGAGGGCTGGTCACAG gtgccctggtcctgctgtccctggcgTACCTCACCTCTCTCTTCTACTACATCCCCAAAGCGGCGCTGGCCGCCGTCATCATCTCGGCCGTGGTTCCCATGTTCGACGCTGCAATCTTCCGCACGCTCTGGAGGGTTAAGA GGCTGGACCTTGTGCCCCTCTGTGTgacattcctgctctgcttctggGAGGTTCAGTACGGAATCGTGGCTGGGGTGCTGGTTTCTGGGATTCTCCTGCTCTACTCCATTGCCAGGCCCCCAATAAAG GTGTCAGAGGGAGCCgtgctgctggtgcagccagggagcagcctgCACTTCCCAGCCGTGGAGCACCTGCAGGACTGCGTGTGCAGCCGTGCCCTGGCAG catctccagctcgCTCTGTGGTCCTGGACTGCAGCCACGTCAGCAGCATTGAttacacagcagtgctggggctggcagagctgcagcaggagctgcacaggcacGGCCTCTCGCTGGCCTTCTGTGGCCTGAAG GACCCTGTTCTCCAAGTCCTCCTGTCTGCAGACTTAGAAGGATTCCAGCATTTCCccagctgggaggaggcag GGCGGTgtgggggagcagagctgggggacagcagggcagagcccttcAGCAGCACTGCCGAGAGCTCTGGGCTCATCTAG